A portion of the Juglans microcarpa x Juglans regia isolate MS1-56 chromosome 1D, Jm3101_v1.0, whole genome shotgun sequence genome contains these proteins:
- the LOC121255686 gene encoding conserved oligomeric Golgi complex subunit 4 has product MGSIAAEEENGGIPTSSTTSINFGTPEAMNQIRTLTDVGAMTRLLHECIAYQRALDLDLDNLLSQRSDLDKQFHHLQKSAEVLDIVSADSQHMLSNVSSTCDLADHVSRKVRELDLAQSRVNSTLHRIDAVVQRSNCIDGVRKALDTEDFELAANYVQTFLQIDAKYKDSGSDQRDQMLASKHQLEAIVRKKLSAAVDQRDHPTILRFIRIYSPLGLEDEGLQVYVGYLKKVIGMRARLEFEHMVELMEQSSKNPNQTSQVNFISCLTNLFKDVVLAIEENDEILRGLCGDDGIVYAICELQEECDSRGSLILKKYMEFRKLARLSSEINAQNKNLLAVGGGSEGPDPREIELYLEEILSLMQLGEDYTEFMVSKIKGLSSVDPEVLPRATKAFRSGSLSKVLQDLTGFYVILEGFFMVENVRKAIKIDEQVPDSLTTSMVDDVFYVLQSCLRRAISTSNISSVIAMLSGASSLLSNEYHEALQQKAREPNLGAKLFLGGVGVQKTGTEIATALNNMDVSSEYVLKLKHEIEEQCAEVFPAPGDRERVKSCLSELSDMSNIFKQALNAGMEQLVATVTPRIRPLLDSVATISYELSEVEYADNEMNDPWVQKLLHAVETNVAWLQPLMTANNYDSFVHLVIDFIVKRLEVIMMQKRFSQLGGLQLDRDARALVSHFSGMTQRTVRDKFARLTQMATILNLEKVSEILDFWGENSGPMTWRLTPAEVRRVLGLRVDFKPEAIAALKL; this is encoded by the exons ATGGGGTCGATCGCGGCcgaagaagaaaatggaggcATCCCTACCTCCTCCACTACGTCCATCAATTTCGGCACGCCGGAGGCCATGAACCAGATTCGGACCCTAACCGACGTCGGGGCAATGACCCGCCTGCTCCACGAGTGCATTGCCTACCAGAGGGCCCTCGACCTCGACCTCGACAACCTCCTCTCCCAGCGCTCTGATCTCGACAAGCAGTTCCACCACCTCCAGAAGTCCGCTGAGGTCCTAGACATCGTCTCCGCCGACTCCCAGCACATGCTCTCCAACGTTTCCTCCACCTGCGACCTCGCTGACCACGTCAGCCGCAAGGTCCGCGAGCTCGACCTCGCCCAGTCCCGCGTCAACTCCACCCTCCACCGCATCGACGCCGTCGTCCAGCGCTCCAACTGCATCGACGGCGTCAGGAAGGCCCTCGATACCGAAGACTTCGAGCTCGCCGCCAACTACGTCCAGACCTTTCTCCAGATCGACGCCAAGTACAAGGACTCAGGATCCGATCAGAGGGACCAGATGTTAGCCTCCAAGCACCAGCTCGAAGCAATCGTGCGCAAGAAGCTCTCCGCGGCCGTTGATCAACGCGACCACCCGACGATCTTACGGTTCATTCGGATCTATTCGCCACttggattggaggatgaggGATTACAGGTATACGTTGGTTACCTAAAGAAGGTGATAGGAATGAGAGCGAGGCTGGAGTTCGAGCACATGGTGGAGTTAATGGAACAGAGTAGCAAGAACCCTAACCAGACGAGCCAGGTGAATTTCATCTCCTGCTTAACGAATCTGTTTAAGGACGTGGTCCTGGCAATCGAAGAAAACGACGAGATTCTGAGAGGTCTCTGCGGCGACGACGGGATCGTTTACGCGATTTGCGAGCTCCAGGAGGAGTGCGATTCTCGAGGTTCattgatcttgaagaaatacATGGAGTTCAGGAAGTTGGCCCGATTGTCCTCGGAGATCAATGCACAAAACAAGAATTTGCTTGCTGTGGGAGGAGGATCCGAGGGTCCGGACCCGAGGGAGATCGAATTGTACTTGGAAGAGATACTATCATTAATGCAATTGGGGGAGGATTACACCGAATTTATGGTATCGAAGATCAAGGGCTTGAGTTCCGTCGATCCGGAGGTGCTTCCGCGGGCCACTAAGGCCTTTAGGAGTGGAAGTCTTAGCAAGGTTCTTCAAGATCTTACCGGATTCTATGTAATTCTAGAGGGTTTCTTTATGGTGGAGAATGTGAGGAAGGCGATCAAGATCGATGAGCAGGTGCCGGACAGCTTGACCACTTCCATGGTCGATGACGTCTTCTATGTTCTACAGAGTTGCCTGAGGAGGGCCATATCCACATCCAATATCAGCTCGGTCATTGCGATGTTGAGTGGTGCGAGTAGTTTGTTGAGCAATGAGTATCATGAAGCTCTGCAACAAAAGGCGAGAGAGCCCAACCTCGGTGCTAAGCTGTTCTTGGGAGGTGTCGGCGTGCAGAAGACCGGGACAGAGATTGCAACTGCCTTGAATAACATGGATGTTAGCAGTGAGTATGTCCTTAAGCTCAAACACGAGATTGAGGAGCAATGTGCTGAG GTATTCCCAGCACCAGGCGATAGGGAAAGAGTGAAATCTTGTTTGTCtgaattgagtgatatgagCAACATCTTCAAGCAAGCTCTGAATGCTGGCATGGAACAGCTTGTGGCAACCGTGACACCCAGAATCCGTCCACTGTTAGATAGTGTAGCAACCATCAGCTACGAGCTGTCAGAGGTTGAATATGCTGATAATGAGATGAATGATCCATGGGTCCAGAAACTTCTTCATGCTGTCGAGACAAACGTGGCATGGCTTCAGCCACTAATGACAGCCAACAACTATGACTCGTTTGTTCATTTAGTCATTGACTTCATTGTTAAGAGGCTCGAAGTGATCATGATGCAGAAAAGGTTCAGTCAGCTCGGAGGCCTTCAGCTTGACAGAGATGCAAGGGCATTGGTAAGCCATTTCTCTGGCATGACTCAGAGGACTGTTAGGGATAAGTTTGCCCGTCTTACTCAAATGGCAACAATCCTCAACTTGGAGAAGGTGTCTGAGATTCTAGATTTCTGGGGCGAGAACTCAGGACCTATGACCTGGAGGTTAACACCAGCCGAGGTTAGGCGAGTGTTGGGTCTCAGGGTTGATTTTAAACCCGAAGCAATTGCTGCTCTCAAGTTGTAA